DNA sequence from the Methanobacterium sp. genome:
ATATGAATAGCTTTGAGTTTGAACTGGTTAAACTCAGTAAATGCTTGAAAATACTGGAAAATAGAAACGTTTATCTGAAATGAGAAATAAAATAAGATATGGGAATTTCACCGGGAGAGTGTCTGACCTTGCTAAAATTCTTCTTCAGGAAACTTCAGATACGCTCCAAACGTTAAACGACGTAAATGGAGTATGTTATGAAAAAAATAATTATATTGATTGTAGTAGCACTGATATTCGTGGTAGGTGCTTTTTATATGTTGCTACAACCAGATGTAGATGAACGTGAGCCTGAAATTCATATAAATGAAAAAATAAAACTACCTGAGCCGAGATATGAAAGCAACATCTCAATCGAAGAGACTTTACTTGAGAGAAGATCTATCAGAGAGTATAAAGATATTCCACTAACACTTACTGAGGTCTCCCAGCTCCTCTGGGCTGCACAGGGGATTACTGATCCTGCAGGTTTTAGAACAGCGCCTTCTGCGGGTGCGCTCTATCCGCTTGAGGTATATGTGGTAATTGGCAATGTAGAGGGAGTCACAGAAGGCGTTTATAAATACAACCCTGATGAACGTGAGCTTGTGAAAGTTAAGGAGGGAGATACAAGGAATGAACTGACTGTAGCAGCTCTTGGACAAACCCAGGTTAGAGATGGGAGTATAGTTATTGTCATATCTGCAGTTTATGAAGAGACAACTCAAAGGTACGGTGATAGAGGTATTAGATACGTGTATATGGAAGCAGGGCATGCTGCTCAAAATGTTTATTTACAGGCAGTCTCCCTGAATATGGGCACAGTAGTTATTGGAGCTTTTAGAGATGATGAAGTAAAAAGGATCCTGAACATGCCAGACAGAGAAGATCCATTATACATAATGCCTGTTGGAAGGATATAAATGAGTTATGCAGTAATAAAATCCAGTAAGAGGTTGAAATAGAAAAAACATAGATGGCGAGCACATATGAACAATAAACAATGGTACGAAACATTA
Encoded proteins:
- a CDS encoding SagB/ThcOx family dehydrogenase; this encodes MKKIIILIVVALIFVVGAFYMLLQPDVDEREPEIHINEKIKLPEPRYESNISIEETLLERRSIREYKDIPLTLTEVSQLLWAAQGITDPAGFRTAPSAGALYPLEVYVVIGNVEGVTEGVYKYNPDERELVKVKEGDTRNELTVAALGQTQVRDGSIVIVISAVYEETTQRYGDRGIRYVYMEAGHAAQNVYLQAVSLNMGTVVIGAFRDDEVKRILNMPDREDPLYIMPVGRI